TCGTGTTCAGCATGTCGCCCGGCGAAACCCCGATTGCCGACGCCCGGCACGCCCAGCAACACGCCAACTTGTGGCGCACCGTGGGCGACTTTTGGGACAGCTGGGAGCAGCTCAAGGAGCACTTCGCGGTGTGCGCCCGCGGGGCCCCCTACATCACGCCCGGGGCCTGGTCCGACGCCGACATGCTGCCCCTGGGCCGCCTGGGCATCCGGGCCGAGCGCGGCGACGACCGCCAAACCCGCTTCACGACGGACGAGCAGCGCACGTTGCTGACGCTGTGGAGCATTTTCCGCTCGCCGCTGATGTTCGGCGGCGACCTGCCCAGCAACACGCCGGCCACGCTGGCGCTCCTCACCAACCCGCGCGTGCTGGCCGTGAACAAGCTGAGCACCCACAACCGCCAGCTGTTCCGGCGCGGCAACCTGGTGGGCTGGGTGGCCGACGACCCCAAAACCGGCGACAAGTTCCTGGCCCTCTTCAATGCCCAGGACCAGGACCTGGCCCCCGCCGCCGAAGCCGCGGCCAGCAGCCCGCTCCTCAACCGCCAGGGGCCCCAGGCCAAGCTCGACGTGGACATCACCGGGGCCCAAAAGCTTTACCTGAACGTGCGCGACGGCGGCGACGGCACCGCCTGGGACCACGCCGACTGGTTGAACCCTGTACTGACTGACGCCGCGGGCAAAACCCTGGCCCTTAATACGCTGCCCTGGCGCACGGCCACCGCCGGCTGGGGCCAGGCCACGGTGGATAAAAGCGTGAGCGGGGGCCCCTGCGGGTGGCCGGCAAAACCTACGCGGCCGGCATCGGCACCCACGCCAACTCCATTATTGAATACGACGTGCCGGCCGGCTACGCGCGCTTCACGGCCACCGTGGGGCTCGACCAGGCCGCCGCGGGGCAGAACACCGGCGGCACGTTCCAGGCGCTAGTGTTCACCAAAAGACCGTTTCGGCCCGCGCCCACCGACTCGGCGCAGGTGCCCGTGGCGCTAGCCGAGCTGGGCCTGCCCGCCGGCTGCACCGTGCAGGACCTGTGGAGCGGCCGCACCCTGGGGCCCTGAGCGGCAGCTTTGCGCCTTACATTCGGCGGCACGGGGCGGGTTTCTACCGGATTTCCCGGCCCAAGGCGGGCAAGTAAACCCGCCGGGGCCCGTCCAATTATTCGTTTAACTACCCGTTGATGAGAGTTCGCCGCGTTTTTTACTGGTTGCTAATCGCCATGCCCCTTGCCGCCCGGGCCCAGGACGCCCCCCCGCCCATCGTCGTCGAAACCGCGCACGTGAGCCTGGTGCTGGCCGTGGGCAAAAACCAGAAGCTTTACCAAACCTACCTGGGGCCCCGGCTGGCCGCGGCCGCCGAGTACCAGGCGCTGCCCCAGCGCCACGAGGCCTACCCGCCCGCCGGCACCGACAACCTGTTTGAGCCCGCCCTGCGCGTGGTGCATGCCGACGGCAACCCCGGCCTGGCCCTGGCCTTCGCGGGCGTGGAAACCGCCAAAACCAGCGACGAGGCCACCACGACCACCGTGCGCCTGCGCGACCCCAAGTACCCCGTGGAGGTGCAGCTGCACTTCGTGGCTTACCAGCGCGAGGACGTCATCAAGACCTGGACCGAGATTGTGCACCGCGAGAAAAAACCCGTAGTGCTCACCAACTACGCCTCGGCCATGCTGCACTTCGAGGCCCCGCACTACTGGCTGACGCAGCTGCACGGCGACTGGGCCGAGGAGGGCCAGCAGCAAGAAAGCCAGCTCACCAGCGGCGTGAAAGTGCTGGATACCAAGCTCGGCACCCGCGCCGGCATGTACCAGACGCCCTCGTTTTTCCTCTCGCTCGACCGGCTGGCCACCGAAACCACCGGCGACGTACTGGCCGGCACCCTGGCCTGGACGG
This genomic stretch from Hymenobacter sp. PAMC 26628 harbors:
- a CDS encoding NPCBM/NEW2 domain-containing protein, producing the protein MVVDIRWYVGNDTAHGYNEKDPDWNIDAYGRFVPAPNRFPSAAGGKGFKPLADYLHARGLKFGIHLMRGVPVIAVQRKLPIKGTKLTAADIYSTDGQAAWLHDVYTVVPTRPGAQEYYNSLFELYAAWGVDFVKIDDFSEPYHTGEIELIRKAIDRTGRRIVFSMSPGETPIADARHAQQHANLWRTVGDFWDSWEQLKEHFAVCARGAPYITPGAWSDADMLPLGRLGIRAERGDDRQTRFTTDEQRTLLTLWSIFRSPLMFGGDLPSNTPATLALLTNPRVLAVNKLSTHNRQLFRRGNLVGWVADDPKTGDKFLALFNAQDQDLAPAAEAAASSPLLNRQGPQAKLDVDITGAQKLYLNVRDGGDGTAWDHADWLNPVLTDAAGKTLALNTLPWRTATAGWGQATVDKSVSGGPCGWPAKPTRPASAPTPTPLLNTTCRPATRASRPPWGSTRPPRGRTPAARSRR